A window of Eikenella corrodens contains these coding sequences:
- a CDS encoding RNA ligase RtcB family protein — protein sequence MGTQNPQIISENIVLIADSNTWIEGNAIQQLQTTARLPQMRRVAGMPDLHAGRGYPVGAAFFSFGRFYPALIGNDIGCGMALWQTDLAAYKAKPARLAKQLGSIDAPLDESWQARINEVLPRHPFQAALGSIGGGNHFAELQTVDTVYRPERLPENFDTDCLQLLVHSGSRGLGQQVLRRHVDAHGHQGLHENSPEAAAYLAEHNDALAFARANRLLIAERMLERWHAEGRCLLDVHHNFLQQAEIGGETGWLHRKGATPSDCGLVLIPGSRGDYSYLVEPAADCSIALNSLAHGAGRKWQRGECKGRLSHKYSADSLRRTAFGSIVVCADKALIFEEAPQAYKNIDSIIEVMRQAGLIEPIARLKPVLTYKTSGGCGE from the coding sequence ATGGGCACACAAAATCCCCAAATCATTTCTGAAAACATTGTTTTAATAGCTGATTCAAACACCTGGATTGAGGGCAACGCCATCCAACAACTCCAAACCACTGCCCGCCTGCCGCAGATGCGCCGGGTGGCCGGTATGCCCGATTTGCACGCCGGGCGCGGTTATCCCGTCGGCGCGGCATTTTTCAGCTTCGGCCGTTTTTATCCTGCGCTCATCGGCAATGATATCGGCTGTGGCATGGCGCTGTGGCAAACCGATTTGGCCGCATACAAAGCCAAACCCGCCAGGCTGGCCAAACAGCTTGGCAGCATCGATGCGCCGCTGGATGAAAGCTGGCAGGCACGGATTAACGAAGTCTTGCCGCGGCATCCTTTTCAGGCAGCCTTAGGCAGTATTGGCGGCGGCAACCATTTTGCCGAACTGCAAACTGTGGATACCGTTTACCGCCCCGAGAGGCTACCTGAAAACTTCGATACCGATTGCCTACAGCTGCTCGTGCACAGCGGCTCGCGTGGGCTTGGCCAGCAGGTTTTGCGCCGCCATGTGGACGCGCACGGCCACCAAGGGCTACATGAAAACAGCCCCGAAGCCGCCGCCTACCTGGCCGAACACAACGACGCGCTGGCTTTTGCCCGCGCCAACCGGCTGCTGATTGCCGAGCGCATGCTGGAGCGTTGGCACGCCGAAGGCCGCTGCCTGCTCGATGTGCACCACAACTTCCTGCAACAGGCCGAAATCGGCGGCGAAACCGGCTGGCTGCACCGCAAAGGTGCCACTCCGTCCGACTGCGGTTTGGTGCTGATTCCCGGCTCGCGCGGCGATTATAGCTATCTGGTCGAACCGGCTGCCGATTGCAGCATCGCCCTCAATTCGCTCGCCCACGGCGCCGGCCGCAAATGGCAGCGCGGCGAATGCAAAGGCCGCCTGTCGCACAAATACAGTGCCGATAGCCTGCGCCGCACCGCCTTCGGCAGCATCGTGGTGTGTGCCGACAAAGCCTTGATTTTTGAAGAAGCCCCGCAGGCCTACAAAAATATCGACAGCATCATCGAAGTCATGCGGCAGGCCGGCCTGATCGAGCCGATAGCCCGCCTCAAGCCGGTGCTCACTTATAAAACCAGCGGCGGCTGTGGGGAGTGA
- the prfH gene encoding peptide chain release factor H — MIYLQISTAQGPAECQMFARFALQKILREAETAGVEAEILEETPSKHGILSAVLKLSGSRAESLAASWQGTLQWACPSPLRPQHPRKNWYIGVFRLPEIPALPESEGIEFQTCRAGGKGGQHVNKTESAVRAVHLASGIAVRVEGERSQHANKKRALELLALKLAEHHQTALRRHAADAHKLLYRVERGNPRRVFKGEGFREQA, encoded by the coding sequence ATGATTTATCTGCAAATTTCCACTGCCCAAGGCCCGGCCGAATGCCAGATGTTTGCCCGTTTCGCCCTGCAAAAAATCCTGCGCGAGGCTGAAACGGCAGGTGTGGAGGCCGAAATATTGGAAGAAACCCCGAGCAAACACGGCATTCTCTCCGCCGTGCTCAAGCTCTCCGGCAGCCGCGCCGAAAGCCTGGCCGCAAGCTGGCAGGGCACGCTGCAATGGGCCTGCCCCAGCCCGCTGCGGCCGCAGCACCCGCGCAAAAACTGGTATATCGGCGTGTTCAGGCTACCTGAAATTCCGGCGCTGCCGGAAAGCGAAGGCATCGAATTCCAAACCTGCCGCGCCGGCGGCAAAGGCGGGCAGCATGTGAACAAAACCGAATCCGCCGTGCGCGCCGTCCACCTCGCCAGCGGCATCGCCGTGCGCGTTGAGGGCGAGCGCAGCCAGCACGCCAACAAAAAACGCGCGCTGGAGCTGCTCGCGCTCAAGCTGGCCGAACACCACCAAACCGCCCTGCGCCGGCATGCCGCCGATGCGCACAAATTACTTTATCGAGTGGAGCGCGGCAACCCGAGGCGGGTGTTTAAAGGGGAAGGTTTCCGCGAACAGGCTTGA
- the folP gene encoding dihydropteroate synthase: MTQPIWQAGRFRIDLSVPKIMGIVNLTPDSFSDGGTYSRSAHAALGHAERLLAEGAHILDIGGESTRPGAAHVSPEEEWARLQPIVSEIAKWNVPLSVDTRRSAIMQRLLGDGLSDIINDVSALADGGAVELLAAHPDTGICLMHMQGLPETMQNNPQYQDVVSEVAGYLKARAQACQAAGIRAERIVLDPGIGFGKNLQHNIQLMRHLPDLQAQTGLPLLIGVSRKRMIGEITGEAEPAQRIHGSVAAALYAAERGAAILRVHDVKATADALKVWQALR, translated from the coding sequence ATGACACAACCCATCTGGCAAGCCGGGCGTTTCCGCATCGACTTATCCGTGCCCAAAATCATGGGCATCGTCAACCTCACCCCAGATTCCTTCTCCGACGGCGGCACTTATTCCCGCAGCGCCCACGCCGCCCTTGGCCATGCCGAACGCCTGCTGGCCGAAGGCGCGCACATTCTCGACATCGGCGGCGAATCCACCCGCCCCGGCGCCGCCCACGTTTCCCCCGAAGAAGAATGGGCGCGGCTGCAACCCATCGTGAGCGAAATCGCCAAATGGAACGTTCCCCTCAGCGTGGACACCCGCCGCAGCGCCATCATGCAACGCCTGCTCGGCGACGGCCTCTCCGACATCATCAACGACGTATCCGCCCTGGCAGACGGCGGTGCCGTCGAATTGCTCGCCGCCCACCCCGACACCGGCATCTGCCTGATGCACATGCAGGGGCTGCCCGAAACCATGCAAAACAACCCGCAATACCAAGATGTGGTAAGCGAAGTGGCAGGCTACCTGAAAGCCCGAGCCCAAGCCTGCCAAGCCGCCGGTATCCGCGCCGAGCGCATCGTGCTCGACCCCGGCATCGGCTTCGGCAAAAACCTCCAGCACAACATCCAACTCATGCGCCACCTGCCCGATCTGCAGGCACAAACCGGCCTTCCCCTGCTCATCGGCGTATCGCGCAAACGCATGATCGGCGAAATCACCGGCGAGGCCGAACCCGCCCAACGCATCCACGGCAGCGTGGCTGCCGCCCTCTATGCCGCCGAACGCGGCGCCGCCATCCTGCGCGTGCACGACGTGAAAGCTA
- the queF gene encoding preQ(1) synthase, translated as MRNKEELSGLSLLGNTGTQYPTTYAPEILEAFDNKHPGNDYFVKFVCPEFTSLCPLTGQPDFATILIRYIPDIKMVESKSLKLYLFSFRNHGDFHEDCINIIMKDLIKLMNPKYIEVFGEFTPRGGIAIHPFANYGRPGTPFEQMARERLFKHDMQ; from the coding sequence ATGCGCAACAAAGAAGAGCTCAGCGGCCTCTCCCTGCTGGGCAACACCGGCACGCAATATCCCACAACCTACGCCCCCGAAATCCTCGAAGCGTTCGACAACAAACACCCTGGCAACGACTACTTCGTCAAATTCGTTTGCCCGGAATTCACCAGCCTGTGCCCGCTCACCGGCCAGCCCGATTTCGCCACCATCCTGATCCGCTATATCCCCGACATCAAAATGGTGGAAAGCAAATCGCTCAAGCTCTACCTCTTCAGCTTCCGCAATCACGGCGACTTTCACGAAGATTGCATCAACATCATCATGAAAGACCTCATCAAACTGATGAACCCGAAATATATTGAAGTGTTCGGCGAATTCACCCCGCGCGGCGGCATCGCCATCCATCCGTTTGCCAACTATGGCCGCCCCGGCACACCGTTCGAGCAAATGGCGCGCGAGCGGCTGTTTAAGCACGATATGCAGTGA
- a CDS encoding 7-cyano-7-deazaguanine/7-aminomethyl-7-deazaguanine transporter: MQNYCFTPAQQQQALRWLVFFHIFVIAASNYLVQFPFSVTLPNGFEVHSTWGALSFPFIFLATDLTVRIFGQSLARRIIFFVMFPALLVSYAFSVLFQEGAWAGWSALAVFVMPVFRIALASFAAYAVGQILDIVVFNRLRRLKSWWIAPAASTFAGNAVDTVLFFSIAFAGSSDAFMAANWPHIAFVDYLFKLVIGTLFFLPAYGLILNILTRKLTTLHQAVAAEAVSAQPEAAGQSN, translated from the coding sequence ATGCAAAACTACTGCTTCACCCCCGCCCAACAGCAGCAAGCCCTCCGCTGGCTCGTTTTCTTCCACATTTTCGTGATTGCCGCCAGCAACTATCTCGTGCAGTTTCCCTTCAGCGTTACCCTGCCCAACGGCTTTGAAGTACATTCCACCTGGGGCGCGCTCAGCTTCCCCTTTATCTTCCTCGCCACTGATTTAACCGTGCGCATCTTCGGCCAAAGCCTCGCCCGGCGCATTATCTTCTTCGTCATGTTCCCCGCCTTGCTCGTTTCTTATGCCTTTTCCGTACTGTTTCAAGAAGGCGCGTGGGCAGGCTGGAGCGCGCTTGCCGTGTTCGTGATGCCCGTGTTCCGCATCGCCCTGGCCAGCTTTGCCGCCTATGCCGTCGGCCAGATTCTCGATATTGTCGTGTTCAACCGCCTGCGCCGGCTGAAATCCTGGTGGATCGCCCCCGCCGCCTCCACCTTCGCCGGCAACGCCGTAGATACCGTGCTTTTCTTCTCCATCGCCTTCGCCGGCAGCAGCGACGCCTTTATGGCCGCCAACTGGCCGCACATCGCCTTTGTCGATTACCTGTTCAAACTCGTGATCGGCACACTCTTCTTCCTGCCTGCCTACGGCCTCATCCTCAACATCCTCACCCGCAAGCTCACCACCTTGCACCAAGCTGTTGCCGCCGAAGCCGTATCCGCCCAGCCGGAAGCCGCCGGCCAATCCAATTAA
- a CDS encoding M48 family metallopeptidase produces MPLLTHTLANGHTIQLHLSRRAKKNIILRAHGEHSLRISIPPQLSLPELRRWLQHNETTLQQMLRRSPAPAAAPGHIWLYGQPHQLQSHAQAAIRIQPGRIYLPAAEWPQQQARLRQHLQPLAEAYLLPRLAAHAQRLQLIPEHTALSRAKTFWGVCRRRNIRLNWRLIGAPEYVADYVCVHELCHLGHLNHSPAFWAAVEQHTPHRSTATAWLKQHGRDLFLLG; encoded by the coding sequence ATGCCGCTCCTCACCCACACCCTCGCCAACGGCCACACCATCCAGCTCCACCTCAGCCGCCGTGCCAAGAAAAACATCATCCTGCGGGCACACGGCGAACACAGCCTGCGGATCAGCATCCCGCCGCAGCTAAGCCTGCCCGAGTTGCGCCGCTGGCTGCAACACAACGAAACTACCCTGCAGCAAATGCTCCGGCGCAGCCCCGCCCCGGCTGCCGCCCCCGGCCATATCTGGCTCTACGGCCAGCCGCACCAACTGCAATCCCACGCCCAAGCCGCCATCCGAATCCAGCCCGGCCGCATCTATCTGCCCGCAGCCGAATGGCCGCAGCAGCAAGCCCGCCTGCGCCAACACCTCCAGCCTCTGGCCGAAGCCTACCTCCTTCCCCGCCTCGCCGCACACGCCCAACGCCTGCAGCTCATTCCCGAACACACCGCCCTCAGCCGCGCCAAAACCTTCTGGGGCGTATGCCGCCGCCGCAACATCCGCCTCAACTGGCGGCTTATCGGCGCACCCGAATACGTGGCCGACTACGTTTGCGTGCACGAACTCTGCCACCTGGGCCATCTCAACCACAGCCCAGCCTTTTGGGCAGCAGTCGAACAACACACCCCGCACCGATCCACTGCCACTGCTTGGCTCAAACAGCATGGCCGCGATTTATTCCTACTGGGCTAA